One Leptolyngbyaceae cyanobacterium DNA window includes the following coding sequences:
- a CDS encoding Uma2 family endonuclease: MAETKLSQTIAVNIPSTLTLIVSHEQFIELALVNRELQLERNGTGELIVMPPTGSETGNRNLDIEGQLWLWNRQTKLGKAFNSSTGFHLPNGADRSPDAAWVSQERWDTLTKEQQESFAPICPDFVLELRSKNDNMEPLRAKMREYIENGARLGWLIDRKNKKVEIYRKNREVEMLDNPATLSGENVLPEFILDLTEVWN, encoded by the coding sequence ATGGCAGAAACTAAATTATCTCAAACAATAGCAGTTAATATTCCATCTACATTAACACTTATAGTTTCCCACGAACAGTTTATTGAATTAGCACTGGTTAACCGAGAATTGCAGTTAGAAAGAAATGGCACAGGAGAGCTAATTGTTATGCCACCAACAGGCAGCGAAACAGGGAACAGGAACCTAGATATAGAGGGACAACTTTGGTTGTGGAATCGTCAAACTAAACTGGGTAAAGCATTTAATTCTTCAACAGGTTTTCATCTTCCAAATGGGGCCGATCGCTCTCCCGATGCCGCTTGGGTAAGTCAAGAAAGATGGGATACACTTACCAAAGAACAGCAAGAAAGTTTTGCTCCCATCTGTCCTGATTTTGTATTAGAATTGCGTTCTAAAAATGACAATATGGAACCCTTGCGAGCCAAAATGAGAGAGTATATAGAAAATGGCGCTCGTTTAGGTTGGTTGATTGATAGAAAAAACAAAAAAGTAGAAATTTATCGAAAAAATCGCGAAGTAGAAATGCTGGATAATCCTGCTACTTTATCAGGGGAAAATGTTTTACCTGAGTTTATTTTAGATTTAACTGAAGTGTGGAATTAA
- a CDS encoding GAF domain-containing sensor histidine kinase — protein MPDYLKALRDCCRDEAAFERLKKILRLATKDEIFYQQIESSDSHLSTYHLSLENPNESDSSQAIARITGYEETVVGDRLVEINAWVDSLEKVRMEDLFQDSRTVHNLQYEFHKKSGEVLIGLLSAEITNLNSQQYELTVTNNITERKGIKVAFPAAKLKCASPYFPHKAVCSAHLLGEMAQRIRNSLNLEQILHSTVREVREFLQADRVFIGCLNEDNQGEIVAESVLSNCKSIKKFKLNQNYIQQIKLIYQKRNARAIEDTYIENVENSTFLQEYYQKYQVRASLGVPIMVEEQIFGVLVANQCASPRRWQKYEIDLLEKLAAQVAIAIQQAQLYKQVKILNSNLENQVKERTAQLEKRNRELQETNRIKDVLLHTVSHDLRTSVIGTLMVFKNWLNQSGETISVPRSTLNRMVTASDRQLSMINSLLETHANEEQGVIIHREPVQFNKLLDSIIKDLEPILAENKANLHNFVPTDLPLLMADPTQIQRVFDTLFTNILKHNPPGLSLSLSAEVQAGVLRCTIEDNGAGMSQVECDRLFDLYIRDPQARCSTGIGLKLYLCRQIIKAHGGEIGVNSKIGEGSTYWFTLPLR, from the coding sequence ATGCCTGATTACCTAAAAGCTTTACGAGACTGTTGCCGAGATGAAGCAGCCTTTGAACGGCTGAAAAAAATCCTGAGGTTAGCCACTAAAGACGAAATTTTTTACCAGCAAATCGAGTCTTCCGATTCTCACCTCAGCACGTATCATTTATCTTTAGAAAATCCGAACGAGTCTGATTCGTCCCAGGCAATAGCTCGTATTACAGGTTATGAAGAAACAGTAGTTGGCGATCGATTAGTTGAAATTAACGCCTGGGTAGATTCTCTCGAAAAAGTGAGAATGGAAGACCTATTTCAGGACAGCAGAACCGTTCATAATTTACAATATGAATTTCATAAAAAATCAGGTGAAGTTTTAATAGGACTGCTTTCAGCAGAAATTACTAACTTAAACTCTCAACAATATGAATTAACTGTTACCAACAATATTACAGAACGAAAGGGAATAAAAGTTGCCTTCCCTGCTGCAAAATTAAAATGTGCTAGTCCCTACTTTCCCCATAAAGCGGTTTGTAGCGCTCACTTATTAGGTGAAATGGCGCAGCGAATTCGTAATTCTCTCAATTTAGAACAAATCCTTCATTCTACCGTGCGGGAGGTTCGAGAATTTTTGCAAGCCGATCGGGTTTTTATTGGCTGCTTAAATGAGGATAATCAAGGGGAAATCGTAGCAGAGTCAGTGCTTTCTAATTGTAAATCAATTAAAAAATTTAAATTAAATCAAAATTACATTCAACAAATTAAATTAATTTACCAAAAGCGAAATGCTAGAGCGATCGAAGATACATATATAGAAAACGTAGAAAATAGCACTTTTTTACAAGAATACTATCAAAAGTATCAAGTAAGAGCTAGTCTAGGCGTGCCAATTATGGTGGAGGAGCAAATTTTTGGCGTGTTAGTAGCAAATCAATGTGCTAGTCCTCGTCGATGGCAAAAATATGAAATTGATTTGTTAGAAAAACTAGCAGCACAAGTTGCGATCGCCATTCAACAAGCTCAACTTTACAAACAAGTAAAAATCCTCAATTCCAACTTAGAAAATCAAGTTAAAGAACGCACTGCTCAACTAGAAAAACGCAATCGAGAACTGCAAGAAACAAACCGCATTAAGGATGTTTTGCTGCATACGGTATCTCACGATTTACGAACATCGGTCATCGGAACATTAATGGTATTTAAGAATTGGTTAAATCAGTCAGGAGAAACCATTTCTGTTCCTCGCTCTACATTGAATAGAATGGTGACAGCTAGCGATCGCCAACTCAGCATGATTAACTCCTTGCTAGAAACTCATGCTAATGAAGAGCAGGGAGTAATTATCCATCGAGAACCAGTACAATTCAACAAACTGCTCGATTCTATTATCAAAGACTTAGAACCAATTTTAGCAGAAAATAAAGCTAATCTTCACAATTTTGTCCCTACCGATTTACCATTACTAATGGCCGATCCAACTCAAATTCAACGAGTTTTTGATACCTTATTTACTAATATTTTAAAACACAATCCCCCCGGATTGAGCTTGAGCCTAAGTGCAGAGGTACAAGCAGGCGTGTTGCGCTGTACGATCGAGGATAACGGCGCGGGGATGAGTCAAGTAGAATGCGATCGCCTTTTCGATCTCTACATCCGCGATCCGCAAGCTAGATGTTCCACTGGAATTGGTTTAAAATTGTATCTCTGCCGTCAAATTATTAAAGCTCACGGCGGAGAAATCGGCGTAAATAGTAAAATTGGCGAAGGTTCGACATATTGGTTTACTTTACCATTAAGATGA
- a CDS encoding ROK family protein, whose amino-acid sequence MVDENTNTGTLAVDIGGSGVKTMVLNHDGTPRTERKRVSTPQPAKPEPIVNAIVQLAGEQGDFERVSVGFPGVVRNGIIKTAANLDREWIDFNLATTLSNELNKPVRVANDADVQGFGAISGEGVELVVTLGTGFGSALFADGKLVPNLEMGHHPFRKGQTYEEQLGRAALDLVGKKKWNARLEKAIASLAYLFNYDYLYIGGGNTDRITIDMPSNVKVVPNVSGLLGGIALWRD is encoded by the coding sequence ATGGTTGATGAAAATACAAACACGGGTACTCTAGCTGTAGATATCGGCGGTAGCGGTGTCAAAACGATGGTTTTAAACCACGATGGTACTCCCCGCACGGAAAGAAAGCGAGTCTCTACGCCCCAACCTGCTAAACCAGAACCGATCGTGAATGCGATCGTACAATTAGCTGGCGAACAAGGCGATTTCGAGCGGGTTTCCGTAGGTTTTCCCGGCGTGGTAAGAAACGGCATCATTAAAACCGCAGCTAATCTAGACCGGGAGTGGATCGATTTTAATTTAGCCACTACTCTTTCCAATGAATTAAACAAACCCGTGCGAGTAGCTAACGATGCTGATGTTCAGGGTTTTGGTGCGATTTCTGGCGAAGGAGTTGAATTAGTAGTTACGCTGGGTACGGGTTTTGGCTCGGCGTTATTCGCGGATGGAAAATTAGTTCCTAACCTAGAAATGGGTCATCATCCGTTTCGCAAAGGTCAAACTTATGAAGAACAGTTAGGGCGTGCAGCCTTAGACTTAGTTGGTAAGAAAAAATGGAACGCCCGTCTAGAAAAGGCGATCGCTTCTCTGGCATATTTATTTAACTATGATTACCTTTATATCGGAGGCGGTAATACCGATCGAATTACTATTGATATGCCTTCCAACGTGAAGGTCGTGCCAAATGTAAGTGGCTTGTTAGGCGGTATAGCTTTGTGGCGAGACTAA
- a CDS encoding sulfite exporter TauE/SafE family protein encodes MFLPQVFIASYLLSIYHSGHQESSIDFSLLQTSNSSVAIAIGAAFLWGAVHALSPGHGKTVVGAYLVGSRANAQHALFLGLTTTIAHTTGVFVLGLVALFASQFILPEQLYPWLAFVSGVIVVVLGLKLFFNWWHDTRILETSCCQHNHADPDRSHHHHHHSPLPPNTQGDSVSWSSLLALGISSGLMPCPSALVVLLAAIAIGKISFGLIMVIAFSLGMAGALTSLGLLLVSAKKLFQSIPQPTKLMKFLPALSALIIALLGLGMTTQAILAIGI; translated from the coding sequence ATGTTCTTACCACAAGTTTTTATAGCTAGCTACCTGTTATCTATTTATCATTCAGGACATCAGGAAAGCTCGATCGATTTTTCTCTATTGCAGACTTCAAATAGCAGTGTTGCGATCGCCATCGGTGCAGCCTTTCTCTGGGGCGCAGTACACGCCTTGTCACCCGGACACGGAAAAACCGTAGTCGGTGCTTATCTCGTCGGTTCCCGCGCCAACGCCCAACACGCCCTATTTTTAGGGCTGACTACCACGATTGCCCACACTACAGGCGTATTTGTTTTGGGATTGGTAGCCCTTTTCGCTTCCCAATTTATCTTGCCAGAGCAATTGTATCCTTGGTTAGCATTTGTCTCTGGTGTAATAGTAGTCGTACTTGGTTTGAAACTATTCTTTAATTGGTGGCACGACACTCGTATTTTAGAAACCTCCTGTTGCCAACACAACCACGCCGATCCCGATCGTTCTCATCACCATCACCATCATTCCCCTTTACCTCCCAATACACAAGGAGATTCGGTTAGCTGGAGTAGTTTGTTAGCCTTAGGCATTTCTAGCGGTTTGATGCCTTGTCCCTCTGCATTAGTAGTCTTGCTAGCTGCGATCGCGATCGGTAAAATCAGTTTCGGTCTCATCATGGTAATCGCATTTAGCTTAGGCATGGCAGGCGCACTAACAAGCTTGGGTTTACTCTTAGTTAGCGCCAAAAAACTTTTTCAATCAATACCGCAACCGACCAAATTAATGAAGTTTTTACCAGCCCTCAGTGCGCTAATAATTGCTTTACTTGGTTTAGGAATGACCACCCAAGCCATACTAGCAATTGGCATCTGA
- the rpmI gene encoding 50S ribosomal protein L35: MPKLKTRKSAAKRFRKTGSGKIMRRHAFKNHMLEHKTTKRKRYLSQAALVDETDAENVRLMLPYL, from the coding sequence ATGCCAAAACTAAAAACGCGCAAATCTGCGGCGAAGCGGTTCCGAAAAACTGGCAGCGGTAAGATTATGCGCCGCCATGCTTTCAAAAACCATATGTTAGAACACAAGACTACCAAGCGGAAGCGCTATCTTTCCCAAGCAGCACTTGTAGATGAAACAGACGCAGAAAACGTGCGTTTGATGCTTCCTTACCTTTAA
- the rplT gene encoding 50S ribosomal protein L20 encodes MTRVKRGNVARKRRTKILKLAKGFRGSHSTLFRTANQQVMKALRNAYRDRKKRKRDFRRLWITRINAAAHQHGISYSQLIGNLKKANVEINRKMLAQLAVLDPQDFGKVVELATKAK; translated from the coding sequence ATGACCAGAGTAAAACGCGGTAACGTTGCTCGTAAACGCCGCACGAAAATTCTCAAACTAGCGAAAGGATTTCGCGGTTCTCATTCCACTTTATTTCGCACTGCCAATCAACAGGTGATGAAGGCGCTGCGGAATGCTTATCGCGATCGCAAAAAACGCAAACGCGACTTCCGCCGTCTGTGGATCACCCGCATTAACGCCGCCGCGCATCAACATGGCATCAGCTACAGCCAATTGATCGGTAACCTGAAAAAAGCCAATGTTGAAATAAATCGCAAAATGCTGGCACAACTCGCCGTTCTCGATCCACAAGATTTTGGCAAAGTTGTAGAATTAGCAACCAAAGCTAAATGA
- a CDS encoding transporter substrate-binding domain-containing protein, producing the protein MKIDVKHLILHTSSFILLFCLPSIAAELKEIRERGYLIVAVKDNLRPLGFRDNKGNLQGLEIDLARRLAEELLGRPDAIRFQPVENRDRISVVLDGKVDLAIARVTATPSRARLVNFSTPYYMDGIALVTQDNSVQRLSDLQQRKIAVLNASSTIAKIRYLLPTAQLVGVASYQEARSLLETGGAAAFAADVSVLTGWVQEYPQYRLLPTLLSAEPLSVVMPKGLQYDQLRLGVNNAIARWKSDGWLPQQAIYWGLPWDILKKNAEQRIILHSDS; encoded by the coding sequence ATGAAAATTGACGTAAAACACCTCATCCTTCATACTTCATCCTTCATCCTTCTGTTTTGCTTACCGAGTATAGCCGCCGAACTGAAGGAAATTCGGGAACGGGGCTATTTGATCGTGGCGGTTAAAGATAATTTACGTCCTCTCGGCTTTCGGGATAATAAGGGTAACTTACAAGGGTTAGAAATTGACTTGGCGCGACGTTTGGCAGAAGAATTGCTAGGGCGTCCCGATGCGATCAGATTTCAGCCAGTCGAGAATCGCGATCGCATTTCCGTTGTCTTAGACGGCAAAGTCGATCTTGCCATTGCCAGAGTAACCGCTACCCCATCCCGCGCCCGATTGGTTAATTTTAGCACTCCGTATTATATGGATGGCATTGCACTAGTTACCCAAGATAACTCAGTGCAGAGACTTTCCGATCTTCAGCAAAGAAAAATAGCAGTGCTGAATGCTTCGAGTACGATCGCAAAAATTAGGTATCTGCTACCCACCGCCCAACTAGTTGGCGTAGCATCCTACCAAGAAGCGCGATCGCTTTTAGAAACAGGTGGCGCTGCTGCTTTTGCCGCCGATGTCAGCGTTCTCACCGGCTGGGTACAAGAATATCCCCAGTATCGCCTACTGCCCACCCTCCTTTCCGCCGAACCCCTCAGTGTAGTAATGCCCAAAGGATTGCAGTACGATCAATTGCGATTGGGGGTAAATAATGCGATCGCCCGCTGGAAATCAGACGGTTGGTTACCTCAACAAGCGATCTATTGGGGACTCCCTTGGGATATTTTAAAGAAGAATGCAGAACAGAGAATAATTCTACATTCTGACTCCTGA
- a CDS encoding tetratricopeptide repeat protein, which produces MENLLPVVYISILLALLSGTAWLIFRQVFKTRNVESSLNKLQNKLKNEKGTSQEYYELASIYLDKKLFAQSVPVFQRALKESEKEDPENVAMIHNGLGYAYFAQEQFDIAIRNYKEALKLKPDYVTAINNLGHAYEKKKLTAQALQTYEEALKYEPNNTTAKRRAESLRKRFVTSN; this is translated from the coding sequence ATGGAAAACCTGCTTCCCGTTGTTTATATCTCTATATTGCTGGCGCTGCTATCTGGAACCGCTTGGTTAATTTTTCGCCAAGTCTTCAAAACTCGTAACGTAGAAAGTTCCTTAAATAAGCTGCAAAATAAGCTGAAAAACGAAAAAGGAACTTCCCAAGAATATTACGAATTAGCCAGCATTTATCTCGATAAAAAACTCTTTGCCCAATCCGTTCCCGTATTCCAAAGAGCATTAAAAGAATCCGAAAAAGAAGACCCCGAAAATGTGGCAATGATTCACAACGGATTGGGTTATGCCTATTTCGCCCAAGAGCAATTTGACATTGCAATTCGCAACTACAAAGAAGCCCTCAAACTAAAACCAGATTACGTGACAGCCATCAACAATTTAGGTCACGCCTATGAGAAAAAGAAATTGACCGCCCAAGCTTTACAAACTTACGAAGAAGCCTTGAAGTACGAACCAAACAATACTACGGCTAAGCGACGTGCTGAATCATTGCGAAAACGCTTCGTGACTTCTAATTAA
- a CDS encoding type II toxin-antitoxin system HicB family antitoxin yields MKDYHINVFYSEEDEGYIADIPDLKYCSAFGETPEEALREVLIAKAAWLETATTEEKPIPLPRYRPAIYQLST; encoded by the coding sequence ATGAAAGATTATCACATCAATGTATTCTACAGCGAAGAAGATGAAGGTTACATTGCGGATATACCCGACTTAAAATACTGTTCTGCTTTTGGCGAAACACCAGAAGAAGCGCTGCGTGAAGTGTTGATTGCTAAAGCAGCATGGCTGGAAACAGCGACAACTGAAGAAAAACCGATTCCTCTACCTAGATATCGACCAGCTATATACCAATTATCAACCTAA
- a CDS encoding type II toxin-antitoxin system HicA family toxin: MKKRKLLEKVLSGSKNIQFNEMVTLIEAFGFRLSRINGSHHIFSHPEVAEIVNIQNKKGKVTPYQVRQFLLLIEQYNLQLEDETE, encoded by the coding sequence ATGAAAAAACGTAAGCTACTTGAAAAAGTTCTATCAGGCTCGAAAAATATCCAGTTTAATGAAATGGTAACACTGATTGAAGCGTTTGGGTTTCGTCTATCGCGCATCAATGGTAGCCATCACATTTTTAGCCATCCTGAAGTTGCAGAAATAGTTAATATTCAGAATAAGAAAGGTAAAGTAACACCATACCAAGTCCGCCAATTTTTGTTACTTATAGAACAGTATAATCTTCAACTGGAGGATGAAACAGAGTAA
- a CDS encoding serine/threonine-protein kinase, translated as MSYCLNPDANDCQKPENPDSTRFCQSCGSKLRLKDRYRAIKVLGKGGFGKTFLAVDEHNGAKCVIKQLLLSPQVQNDPAQLQTYIRLFEREAKQLAELGIHPQIPTLFDYLEQGLEKANQPAYLQGQKYLYLIQEFIEGQDLLEELIQQGAYNEKQVREFLKELLLVLKFIHDKNVIHRDIKPQNIMRRKSDRQLVLIDFGIAKEFTTTNSGQVGTTASILIGTPGYAPKEQVQYGKVYPATDLYSLAASCIHLLTRIPPHNLYDPQQDCWIWQQHLGKPISSHLSQILDKLLKESVRDRYQSADEVLKEFIPEVRLSQSSLTFKATKINEILTQTIKITNSIPDTLLEGRWEVAPHPNDPPHTPNSHAWISFSTPQFMSNQVDCKITVDTSKLQADKTGERQILLYTNSSPDTYTLTVKIKTAPLPVTKKQLPYGSLCVLFVACFGVAWVGALAWGMPRAAFEAGIGALIGFFAGAFPEASIDGGLGFGLGTLAGYSTKSVKGSSVVELVIGMMAGSVAGSICGWIGSSLALAKGDVPFFMALVWIVVVSVVGFIAGLVARTITKNLFTGWFVVLISLVTVGLGFSLGIGFTVGFLNPLIILAIAGTGLPLATMIFYPNLRRHRLIAKYQQSQQHLIKP; from the coding sequence ATGAGTTATTGCTTAAATCCTGATGCAAATGATTGTCAGAAACCGGAAAATCCTGATAGTACAAGGTTTTGCCAAAGCTGTGGCTCAAAGTTACGACTGAAAGACCGCTACCGTGCTATCAAAGTACTGGGGAAAGGTGGTTTTGGGAAAACGTTTCTAGCAGTGGATGAACATAATGGAGCTAAATGCGTAATTAAGCAGCTTTTACTTTCTCCTCAAGTTCAAAACGATCCCGCTCAACTACAAACTTATATTAGGCTCTTTGAGCGAGAGGCAAAGCAACTAGCTGAACTGGGTATTCATCCTCAAATTCCAACTTTGTTTGACTACCTAGAGCAAGGACTTGAGAAAGCTAATCAGCCTGCTTATTTGCAAGGTCAAAAATATTTATATCTAATTCAGGAGTTTATTGAAGGGCAGGACTTACTGGAGGAGTTAATCCAACAGGGAGCTTATAATGAAAAACAGGTTCGGGAATTTTTAAAAGAGCTATTGCTAGTCCTAAAGTTTATTCATGATAAAAATGTTATTCATCGGGATATTAAGCCTCAAAATATAATGCGTCGAAAGAGCGATCGCCAATTGGTGCTGATCGACTTTGGCATTGCTAAGGAATTCACAACTACTAATTCAGGTCAAGTAGGTACGACGGCTAGTATATTGATAGGTACGCCTGGATATGCACCAAAAGAACAAGTACAGTATGGAAAAGTTTATCCGGCTACCGACCTTTATAGTTTAGCAGCAAGTTGTATTCATTTATTGACGAGAATTCCTCCTCATAATCTCTACGATCCTCAGCAGGATTGCTGGATATGGCAACAGCATTTAGGAAAACCTATTAGTTCTCATTTGAGCCAAATTTTGGACAAACTTCTTAAAGAATCAGTAAGAGATCGATATCAATCAGCAGATGAGGTACTTAAAGAATTTATACCAGAAGTTAGATTAAGTCAATCGAGTTTGACATTCAAAGCTACAAAAATAAATGAAATACTGACTCAAACAATAAAAATTACTAACTCTATTCCTGACACACTGCTAGAGGGTAGATGGGAAGTAGCACCGCATCCCAACGATCCACCTCATACTCCAAATTCCCATGCTTGGATTTCATTTTCAACCCCTCAGTTTATGAGTAATCAAGTTGATTGCAAAATTACTGTAGATACTAGTAAATTGCAGGCAGATAAAACTGGTGAAAGGCAGATTTTATTGTATACGAATTCATCGCCAGATACTTATACTTTAACCGTTAAAATTAAAACGGCTCCACTGCCAGTTACTAAGAAACAATTGCCTTATGGTTCCCTATGTGTGCTGTTTGTAGCTTGTTTTGGGGTAGCTTGGGTTGGGGCTTTAGCTTGGGGTATGCCTAGGGCTGCGTTTGAGGCTGGCATTGGGGCTTTGATTGGGTTTTTTGCTGGGGCTTTTCCGGAAGCTTCGATTGATGGGGGATTGGGATTTGGACTTGGGACTCTAGCTGGATATTCGACTAAAAGCGTTAAGGGAAGCTCTGTGGTTGAGTTGGTGATTGGGATGATGGCTGGTAGTGTAGCTGGAAGCATCTGTGGGTGGATAGGTTCTAGTCTAGCTTTGGCGAAGGGAGATGTCCCCTTTTTTATGGCGTTGGTTTGGATTGTAGTTGTGAGTGTGGTTGGGTTTATAGCTGGTTTGGTGGCTAGAACTATCACTAAAAATTTATTTACTGGATGGTTTGTTGTTCTTATCTCACTAGTGACAGTGGGATTAGGATTTAGCTTAGGAATTGGCTTTACAGTTGGATTTTTGAATCCTTTAATAATATTGGCAATAGCAGGAACAGGTTTACCATTAGCTACAATGATTTTTTATCCAAATTTAAGACGACACAGACTGATTGCCAAATATCAACAATCTCAGCAACATTTGATTAAGCCATAA